One genomic window of Thermorudis peleae includes the following:
- a CDS encoding NYN domain-containing protein — protein MDIPTRLEREMWRAEQFDRVALFFDMSNLYFAARDLGVRIDYSKLLDFLVDGRRLYCAYAYVVLSTEDSSAVPFLTWLRRNGFRVTAKALRRQPDGTLRGNLNLELAVDMLTQAPYYDVAVLVSGDGDFTYLVESVQRLGKRVEVASTPRNTSVELLEAADRYIDLEAHLSAFSQPRPAAPSQPSNEWQPRPNVTRPQENESSWRSRLFGSRPSPEEGQEDELDR, from the coding sequence GTGGATATTCCGACACGATTGGAACGGGAGATGTGGCGAGCAGAACAATTTGATCGCGTAGCACTCTTCTTTGACATGTCAAATCTCTACTTTGCTGCCCGTGATCTTGGCGTACGCATCGACTACAGCAAGCTCCTTGACTTCCTCGTCGATGGACGTCGCCTCTACTGCGCCTACGCCTACGTTGTCCTCTCCACCGAAGACAGTTCGGCTGTGCCGTTCTTAACGTGGCTACGCCGCAACGGATTCCGTGTCACCGCAAAAGCGCTGCGCCGTCAACCTGATGGTACGCTACGCGGGAATTTGAACCTTGAATTAGCGGTCGACATGCTGACACAAGCGCCATATTACGACGTTGCGGTATTAGTCAGTGGTGACGGTGATTTTACCTACCTTGTCGAAAGCGTCCAGCGGCTGGGGAAACGCGTTGAAGTTGCCTCGACACCGCGCAACACCTCGGTTGAACTCCTTGAGGCTGCCGATCGATACATCGACCTCGAAGCACACCTGAGCGCATTCAGCCAGCCACGTCCAGCCGCACCATCGCAACCCAGTAACGAATGGCAACCTCGTCCAAACGTTACACGTCCACAAGAAAACGAATCATCGTGGCGCAGTCGACTTTTCGGCTCGCGTCCTTCCCCAGAAGAAGGGCAAGAGGATGAGCTTGATCGCTGA
- a CDS encoding M20 family metallopeptidase produces the protein MSLIAELATRRDALLTTLATLVNYESPSTEKAAVDTLSAWLQAQCRALGAEVTVHPQQHYGDLTVARWYGADQSRSPLLVLTHIDTVWPLGTIRERPFRIEGERAFGPGIFDMKASVAMMLEAIRWLRANNRLQRSIVWLITTEEEVGSPVSRPLIEAFAREAAYVLCLEPPTPPRGALKTARKGVGMFSLRVRGRAAHAGADPDRGVSAIVELAHQILAIQRLADPTQGTTINVGVIGGGTRPNVVAAEAWAQIDVRVTTLAEAERITQALMTLRPVLEGTELNVTGGINRPPMERTPVIAAAFARAQEIGRELGITLEESATGGGSDGNFTAALGVPTLDGLGCPGNGAHAVDEHISIPGLLERTALLIALLERL, from the coding sequence ATGAGCTTGATCGCTGAGCTGGCAACGCGTCGAGATGCACTGCTCACTACCCTTGCAACGCTGGTCAACTATGAATCACCGAGTACGGAGAAAGCTGCGGTTGACACACTGAGTGCTTGGCTGCAAGCGCAATGCCGCGCACTGGGTGCAGAGGTTACGGTTCACCCACAACAGCACTACGGTGACCTGACCGTAGCGCGGTGGTATGGAGCTGATCAGTCCCGCTCACCACTTCTTGTACTCACGCATATCGACACTGTTTGGCCACTAGGCACAATCCGTGAGCGCCCTTTTCGAATCGAGGGAGAGCGCGCCTTTGGCCCCGGCATCTTTGACATGAAAGCCAGTGTGGCCATGATGCTCGAGGCAATACGATGGCTTCGAGCCAACAACCGGCTTCAGCGCTCAATCGTCTGGCTTATCACCACCGAGGAGGAAGTCGGCAGCCCGGTTTCGCGTCCCTTGATCGAAGCATTCGCGCGCGAGGCCGCTTATGTCTTATGCCTTGAGCCTCCAACGCCACCGCGCGGTGCGCTCAAGACAGCACGCAAAGGCGTGGGCATGTTCTCACTGCGTGTTCGTGGACGCGCAGCACATGCCGGCGCTGATCCTGACCGTGGCGTGAGCGCAATTGTTGAACTCGCCCATCAAATTCTCGCCATCCAACGTCTTGCCGACCCGACCCAGGGAACGACGATTAATGTCGGCGTGATTGGTGGCGGCACACGACCGAATGTAGTTGCGGCAGAAGCATGGGCGCAGATTGACGTCCGCGTCACAACCCTTGCAGAAGCCGAGCGCATAACGCAAGCCCTGATGACACTCCGGCCTGTGCTAGAAGGCACCGAACTCAACGTGACTGGCGGCATCAACCGTCCACCAATGGAACGGACGCCAGTGATCGCTGCGGCCTTTGCGCGTGCTCAGGAAATTGGGCGCGAACTTGGTATCACGCTCGAAGAATCGGCAACTGGCGGTGGCAGCGACGGCAACTTCACGGCCGCCTTAGGTGTCCCAACGCTTGATGGGCTCGGCTGTCCGGGCAACGGCGCTCACGCCGTCGACGAGCATATCTCCATCCCCGGTCTTCTGGAGCGCACCGCACTGCTCATTGCCCTGCTCGAGCGCCTCTAA